The following coding sequences are from one Geodermatophilus normandii window:
- a CDS encoding RNA polymerase sigma-70 factor — protein sequence MTDDPFLAHRGLLFTVAYEMLGSAADADDVVQETWLRWADADRAAVRDPRAYLVRIVTRQALNRLRTVARRREDYVGEWLPEPLLTSPDVADDVELAESVSIAVLTVLETLGPTERAVLVLHEVFDVPFDEIAEAVGKSSAAVRQIAHRAREHVAARRPRMEVSRAEQQRVVDRFLAAVTAGDVQGLMDVLAPDVVVVADSGGLAPAALRPVTGQLRVARALARFADLAPGVGIATPLINGTVAAHVDAGGPFDTAITFVVEDGRITRVYAMRNPHKLGRLGEVTDLRR from the coding sequence ATGACCGACGACCCGTTCCTCGCCCACCGCGGCCTGCTGTTCACCGTCGCCTACGAGATGCTCGGCTCGGCCGCCGACGCCGACGACGTGGTGCAGGAGACCTGGCTGCGGTGGGCGGACGCGGACCGGGCCGCGGTGCGCGACCCACGGGCCTACCTGGTGCGGATCGTCACCCGCCAGGCGCTCAACCGGCTGCGCACCGTGGCTCGCCGGCGGGAGGACTACGTCGGGGAGTGGCTGCCCGAGCCACTGCTGACCAGCCCCGACGTGGCCGACGACGTCGAACTGGCGGAGAGCGTGTCGATCGCGGTGCTCACCGTGCTCGAGACGCTGGGGCCGACCGAGCGCGCGGTCCTCGTGCTGCACGAGGTGTTCGACGTGCCCTTCGACGAGATCGCCGAGGCGGTGGGCAAGTCGAGTGCCGCGGTGCGGCAGATCGCGCACCGGGCGCGCGAGCACGTGGCCGCGCGCCGCCCGCGGATGGAGGTGAGCCGCGCCGAGCAGCAGCGCGTCGTCGACCGGTTCCTCGCCGCGGTGACCGCCGGCGACGTGCAGGGCCTGATGGACGTGCTCGCGCCCGACGTGGTCGTGGTCGCCGACAGCGGCGGCCTCGCGCCGGCCGCGCTCCGCCCGGTGACCGGTCAGCTGCGGGTGGCCCGGGCGCTGGCGCGCTTCGCCGATCTCGCGCCCGGCGTGGGGATCGCGACGCCGCTGATCAACGGCACGGTCGCGGCGCATGTCGACGCGGGTGGCCCGTTCGACACGGCGATCACCTTCGTCGTCGAGGACGGCCGGATCACCCGGGTGTACGCGATGCGCAACCCGCACAAGCTCGGCCGCCTCGGCGAGGTGACCGACCTCCGGCGGTGA
- a CDS encoding S8 family peptidase, which yields MWFRHSGAGRGLRTLGVLTAAFTTVVASATAATGAPAEEPAPQPPSGVSEEYVVSFSGAPETAVAQIEAAGGTVEDVTEQVGIALVTSTDGAFMDDVRARSEIRGAARNHAVGTTVPGMPHRYAVERPRGGSAGHGHDPSRNGQRAEPLADLQWDMEMIGATPDAAQRTATGRGVDVGIIDTGIDASHPDLAPNFDGERSRNFVTDIPDIDGPCEVESCVDPADVDDGGHGTHVAGIVAADDNRFGIGGVAPDATLVNVRAGQDSGYFFLYETVRALVYSGDIGLDVVNMSFYTDPWLFNCSSREEYIEGTVTDEELAQQRLVRELVLGAVAYAHERGVTLVGSAGNEATDLAAPTRTDETSPDYPPDTARPRVVADTCLNLPNEAPQVISVSAVGPSTTKADYSNYGLGDIEIAAPGGWFRDFVGTPRFQTPGNLVLSSYPLHVAIAEGLADPTGQPVDEFSINYCDDRGRCGFYTYLQGTSMAAPHVAGVAALVIGERGRPTGHGGRALDPAVVAAVLAASAEDHACPAGGVEDYTDEGRPPEWNAVCEGTTDVNSFYGEGIVDAVAAVRR from the coding sequence ATGTGGTTCCGACACTCTGGAGCAGGCCGCGGCCTCAGGACGCTGGGCGTCCTCACCGCCGCCTTCACGACCGTGGTGGCGTCGGCGACGGCCGCGACCGGCGCGCCGGCGGAGGAGCCGGCGCCACAGCCACCCTCCGGCGTCAGTGAGGAGTACGTCGTCTCCTTCAGCGGCGCCCCGGAGACGGCTGTCGCCCAGATAGAGGCCGCCGGCGGCACGGTCGAGGACGTGACCGAGCAGGTCGGCATCGCGCTGGTCACCTCCACCGACGGGGCGTTCATGGACGACGTGCGCGCGCGCAGCGAGATCCGCGGCGCGGCACGCAACCACGCGGTCGGCACCACGGTCCCCGGCATGCCCCACCGCTACGCCGTGGAGCGACCAAGGGGGGGTTCTGCTGGCCACGGCCACGACCCGTCGCGGAACGGGCAACGCGCCGAGCCGCTGGCGGACCTCCAGTGGGACATGGAGATGATCGGTGCCACGCCCGACGCCGCCCAGCGCACCGCCACGGGCAGGGGTGTGGACGTCGGCATCATCGACACGGGGATCGACGCGAGTCACCCCGACCTCGCCCCGAACTTCGACGGTGAGCGGTCCCGGAACTTCGTCACCGACATCCCCGACATCGACGGCCCGTGCGAGGTCGAGAGCTGCGTCGACCCGGCGGACGTGGACGACGGTGGGCACGGCACCCACGTCGCCGGCATCGTCGCCGCCGACGACAACCGCTTCGGCATCGGCGGCGTCGCCCCGGACGCGACGCTGGTCAACGTGCGCGCCGGGCAGGACTCCGGCTACTTCTTCCTGTACGAGACGGTCCGGGCGCTGGTGTACTCGGGTGACATCGGCCTCGACGTCGTCAACATGAGCTTCTACACCGACCCGTGGCTGTTCAACTGCTCCTCGCGGGAGGAGTACATCGAGGGCACGGTGACCGACGAGGAGCTCGCCCAGCAGCGGCTCGTCCGTGAGTTGGTGCTGGGTGCGGTGGCCTACGCCCACGAGCGCGGGGTCACGCTGGTCGGGTCCGCCGGCAACGAGGCGACGGACCTCGCCGCGCCGACCCGGACGGACGAGACGAGCCCGGACTACCCCCCGGACACCGCCCGGCCGCGCGTCGTGGCCGACACGTGCCTGAACCTGCCCAACGAGGCACCGCAGGTGATCTCGGTGTCGGCCGTCGGCCCGTCGACCACCAAGGCGGACTACTCCAACTACGGGCTGGGCGACATCGAGATCGCCGCCCCGGGTGGCTGGTTCCGCGACTTCGTCGGCACCCCCCGGTTCCAGACGCCGGGGAACCTCGTCCTGTCGTCCTACCCGCTGCACGTGGCGATCGCGGAGGGGCTGGCCGACCCGACGGGCCAGCCGGTCGACGAGTTCTCGATCAACTACTGCGACGACCGGGGCAGGTGCGGTTTCTACACGTACCTCCAGGGCACGTCCATGGCGGCGCCCCACGTCGCGGGGGTCGCAGCCCTCGTCATCGGGGAGAGGGGACGGCCGACCGGTCACGGTGGCCGTGCCCTCGACCCGGCGGTCGTCGCCGCCGTGCTGGCCGCCTCCGCGGAGGACCACGCCTGTCCCGCGGGCGGTGTCGAGGACTACACCGACGAGGGGCGACCCCCCGAGTGGAACGCGGTGTGCGAGGGCACGACGGACGTCAACAGCTTCTACGGCGAGGGGATCGTGGACGCAGTGGCCGCCGTGCGGCGGTGA
- a CDS encoding M15 family metallopeptidase yields the protein MRQQSLTEEGTAPRGGGSAGTAGVPGRRDHWYAARADARARAVQRARALGPGWTVVHDPRPRPHYHLARVVRGPDGRLGRRRVGRRFFYGEAGPPHVRLGEGGRGAVPPLPAPAVSPEADAAWEAAQEERERQGPAPGPDQQLRTALAERRWPQAIATAIALGTRDENALTDLVFSAAHPERRGRPIASHERSLAQEWRRIRDTLVRPALRRSYSPGSAGPPAVVPVARSTTWLRRAWAEHLGGKTVPMVDLRLFGLRPTPVHPYTVDAWRALERALTATGYRPRSVWNYNNRPITGGSAPSLHAYGIATDIDPPCNPYRLTPDQPAVRFSAGPTQEQRCAEVEARLADTAFTPEQVRAVEAITTVDGLQAIAWGGRWRSVKDAMHFQINVSPDELRRGLG from the coding sequence GTGCGCCAGCAGTCACTGACAGAGGAAGGGACCGCCCCGCGCGGCGGCGGGAGCGCCGGGACGGCGGGGGTGCCGGGCCGGCGGGACCACTGGTACGCCGCCCGAGCCGACGCGCGGGCCCGGGCGGTACAGCGGGCCCGGGCCCTCGGCCCCGGGTGGACCGTCGTCCACGATCCCCGCCCGCGCCCGCACTACCACCTCGCGCGAGTGGTGCGCGGGCCCGACGGCCGGCTGGGGCGCCGGCGCGTCGGGAGGCGCTTCTTCTACGGCGAGGCCGGTCCTCCCCACGTCCGGCTGGGGGAGGGCGGCCGGGGCGCGGTGCCACCGCTCCCGGCGCCGGCCGTGTCCCCCGAGGCGGACGCTGCCTGGGAGGCGGCCCAGGAGGAGCGGGAGCGCCAAGGCCCCGCCCCGGGCCCGGACCAGCAGCTGCGCACCGCCCTGGCGGAGCGGCGCTGGCCGCAGGCGATCGCCACCGCGATCGCCCTGGGCACGCGCGACGAGAACGCCCTCACCGACCTGGTCTTCTCCGCGGCGCACCCCGAGCGGAGGGGGAGGCCGATCGCCTCCCACGAGCGGTCCCTGGCGCAGGAGTGGAGACGCATCCGGGACACCCTCGTGCGCCCGGCACTGCGCAGGTCGTACTCGCCCGGGTCGGCCGGGCCGCCCGCCGTCGTCCCGGTCGCCCGCTCCACCACCTGGCTGCGCCGGGCCTGGGCCGAGCACCTCGGGGGCAAGACCGTCCCGATGGTCGACCTCCGGCTGTTCGGTCTGCGGCCGACGCCGGTGCACCCGTACACCGTCGACGCCTGGCGCGCGCTGGAGCGCGCGCTCACCGCGACCGGGTACCGGCCGCGCAGCGTGTGGAACTACAACAACCGGCCCATCACCGGCGGATCCGCGCCCTCGCTGCACGCCTACGGCATCGCCACCGACATCGACCCGCCCTGCAACCCCTACCGCCTGACACCGGACCAGCCCGCGGTCCGCTTCTCGGCGGGACCGACCCAGGAGCAGCGGTGCGCCGAGGTGGAGGCGCGCCTCGCCGACACGGCGTTCACACCCGAGCAGGTCCGCGCCGTCGAGGCCATCACGACGGTGGACGGCCTGCAGGCCATCGCCTGGGGCGGGCGGTGGAGGTCGGTCAAGGACGCGATGCACTTCCAGATCAACGTCAGCCCCGACGAGCTGCGCCGCGGGCTGGGCTGA
- a CDS encoding helix-turn-helix domain-containing protein, translating to MRATAEASRTAGSRNAQVAVGTGPAEAPEGYPGAEDPTAAAVQELRRVVRGLLHLGSGSEGGVLVQFDVDGLSCRVVVQDQPVERAGVSLSPREAEIVRMVARGCTNRMIASVLDISEWTVGTHLRRVFTKLDVNSRAAMVARLFADGDRHPVSE from the coding sequence GTGCGAGCGACCGCAGAAGCCAGCCGGACAGCCGGGTCCCGCAACGCCCAGGTCGCGGTCGGGACCGGACCGGCGGAGGCGCCGGAGGGGTACCCCGGGGCCGAGGACCCGACGGCCGCGGCCGTGCAGGAGTTGCGCCGCGTCGTCCGCGGGCTGCTGCACCTCGGGTCCGGCAGCGAGGGCGGTGTCCTGGTCCAGTTCGACGTCGACGGCCTGAGCTGCAGGGTCGTCGTGCAGGACCAGCCCGTCGAGCGTGCAGGCGTGTCGCTCAGCCCGCGCGAGGCGGAGATCGTCCGCATGGTCGCCCGCGGGTGCACGAACCGGATGATCGCGTCGGTCCTCGACATCAGCGAGTGGACGGTCGGGACCCATCTCCGCCGTGTCTTCACCAAGTTGGACGTGAACTCCCGAGCTGCCATGGTCGCCCGGCTCTTCGCCGACGGCGACCGGCATCCCGTGTCCGAGTGA
- the ychF gene encoding redox-regulated ATPase YchF, with the protein MSLTIGIVGLPNVGKSTLFNALTKNDVLAANYPFATIEPNVGVVGVPDERLGRLAELFASQKVVPATVSFVDIAGIVRGASEGQGLGNKFLANIRESDAICQVIRVFSDPDVVHVEGKVDPADDIETINTELVLADLQTLEKAIPRLEKESRKDKERAALLAAATAARDVLDTGKTLFAAGVDPAPLRELTLLTTKPFLYVFNVDADELANESLVTELRELVAPAEAILLDAKTEAELAELPAEEAAELLASIGQNEPGLDQLARVGFRTLGLQTYLTAGPKEARAWTIPVGATAPQAAGVIHTDFQRGFIKAEVVSYDQLMEAGSMAEAKSRGWVRIEGKDYVMADGDVVEFRFNV; encoded by the coding sequence GTGAGTCTCACCATCGGGATCGTCGGGCTGCCCAACGTCGGCAAGTCGACGCTGTTCAACGCGCTGACCAAGAACGACGTCCTGGCGGCGAACTACCCCTTCGCCACGATCGAGCCGAACGTCGGCGTCGTCGGGGTGCCCGACGAGCGGCTGGGGAGGCTCGCCGAGCTGTTCGCGTCGCAGAAGGTGGTGCCCGCGACGGTGTCGTTCGTGGACATCGCCGGCATCGTCCGCGGCGCCAGCGAGGGGCAGGGCCTGGGCAACAAGTTCCTCGCCAACATCCGCGAGAGCGACGCGATCTGCCAGGTGATCCGGGTGTTCAGCGACCCCGACGTGGTGCACGTCGAGGGCAAGGTCGACCCGGCCGACGACATCGAGACGATCAACACCGAGCTCGTCCTCGCCGACCTGCAGACGCTGGAGAAGGCCATCCCGCGGCTGGAGAAGGAGTCGCGGAAGGACAAGGAGCGCGCGGCGCTGCTGGCAGCGGCCACCGCCGCGCGGGACGTCCTCGACACGGGGAAGACGCTGTTCGCCGCCGGCGTGGACCCGGCGCCGCTGCGCGAGCTGACGCTGCTGACCACCAAGCCGTTCCTCTACGTCTTCAACGTCGACGCCGACGAGCTGGCCAACGAGTCGCTGGTCACCGAGCTCCGCGAGCTGGTCGCGCCCGCCGAGGCGATCCTGCTCGACGCCAAGACGGAGGCCGAGCTGGCCGAGCTGCCCGCCGAGGAGGCCGCCGAGCTGCTCGCCTCGATCGGGCAGAACGAGCCGGGCCTCGACCAGCTGGCTCGCGTGGGGTTCCGGACGCTGGGTCTGCAGACCTACCTCACCGCCGGCCCCAAGGAGGCGCGCGCCTGGACCATCCCGGTCGGCGCCACCGCCCCGCAGGCCGCCGGCGTCATCCACACGGACTTCCAGCGCGGCTTCATCAAGGCCGAGGTCGTGTCCTATGACCAGCTCATGGAGGCCGGCTCGATGGCCGAGGCGAAGTCCCGCGGCTGGGTGCGCATCGAGGGCAAGGACTACGTCATGGCCGACGGCGACGTCGTGGAGTTCCGCTTCAACGTGTGA
- a CDS encoding alpha/beta fold hydrolase, producing MTLTTTSRHATATGPLPAHVRVAIVGSGFSGIGAAVALQRAGIDDFVVLERADSLGGTWRDNSYPGAAVDVPSHLYSFSFAPKKDWSHVYSRQPEIQEYLEQVATDSGVLPHLHCGTDVVSGRWDDDALVWHLETSRGSLTADVVVSGAGGLVEPHLPEVPGIETFRGPSFHSARWDHSVDLTGKRVAVVGTGASAAQFVPELQEVAAKVVVFQRTPPWVIPRQDRAYTEREHRRMARVPGFLKLARGGQYLSREARLRAFIGGGRLRGLFEEQALAFLEHQVPDPELRAKLTPGYAIGCKRVIVSDDYLRSLTQPNVEVVASPVAEVRPHSVVDADGTEHEVDVVVYGTGFRVMDIPLGHRLTGREGRTLHAEWVRDGIQAHRGTTVAGFPNLFLLLGPNTVLGHTSVVIMIEAQIRYVVAALERMQETGAGALEVRRSAQDAWNARMQAELTGTVWNAGGCRSWYRDEQGRNFTLWPTHTFTFIRELRRFDASAYELRSAPESPSPPDPPSLIPSPPWSPLPMRTRSLAAAGAVAVAAGAVAVRRRAAGRTTTPAPQPAPLPQGRVRTVTTEDGIDLHVEEFGAEQPTATVVLAHGYVQSSRLWAGQVRDLVEARPDLAVVTYDHRGHGASGPTPRDRATIEQLGRDLARVLDAVAPDGPVVLGGHSMGGMTLMALAEQRPELFGDRVVGVAFVGTSSGGLDAVTYGMPAPLARVVKKLLPVLNERAVKAELAGRARAVGTAAMWLIFSGAADPADVQAAIEVHRGTTAETVAAFLPTFSDHDRLQALEALTEVPVLIAVGDADRLCPVEHSRALADALPTAELAVYPGAGHMVQMERRPEVSRRLLALVDRALASAPAARVRTA from the coding sequence GTGACCCTGACGACGACGTCGCGGCACGCCACCGCCACCGGCCCGCTCCCCGCGCACGTCCGCGTGGCGATCGTGGGCAGCGGCTTCTCCGGCATCGGCGCCGCCGTCGCCCTGCAGCGGGCCGGGATCGACGACTTCGTCGTCCTCGAGCGGGCCGACAGCCTCGGCGGGACCTGGCGGGACAACAGCTACCCGGGCGCGGCCGTCGACGTCCCGAGCCACCTCTACTCCTTCTCCTTCGCGCCCAAGAAGGACTGGTCGCACGTCTACTCGCGGCAGCCGGAGATCCAGGAGTACCTGGAGCAGGTCGCCACCGACTCCGGCGTGCTGCCGCACCTGCACTGCGGCACCGACGTCGTCTCCGGCCGGTGGGACGACGACGCGCTGGTCTGGCACCTGGAGACCTCGCGCGGCAGCCTCACCGCCGACGTCGTGGTGAGCGGCGCCGGCGGGCTGGTCGAGCCGCACCTGCCGGAGGTGCCCGGCATCGAGACGTTCCGGGGCCCGTCGTTCCACTCCGCCCGGTGGGACCACTCGGTCGACCTCACCGGGAAGCGGGTCGCCGTCGTGGGCACCGGCGCCTCGGCCGCGCAGTTCGTGCCGGAGCTGCAGGAGGTGGCGGCGAAGGTCGTCGTCTTCCAGCGGACGCCGCCGTGGGTGATCCCGCGCCAGGACCGCGCCTACACCGAGCGGGAGCACCGGCGGATGGCGCGCGTGCCGGGCTTCCTGAAGCTCGCCCGGGGCGGCCAGTACCTGAGCCGCGAGGCCCGGCTGCGGGCGTTCATCGGCGGCGGCCGGCTGCGCGGCCTGTTCGAGGAGCAGGCGCTCGCCTTCCTCGAGCACCAGGTGCCCGACCCGGAGCTGCGCGCGAAGCTCACCCCCGGCTACGCCATCGGCTGCAAGCGGGTGATCGTCAGCGACGACTACCTGCGCTCCCTGACGCAGCCGAACGTCGAGGTGGTCGCCTCGCCGGTGGCCGAGGTCCGGCCGCACTCGGTGGTCGACGCCGACGGGACCGAGCACGAGGTCGACGTCGTCGTCTACGGCACCGGCTTCCGGGTCATGGACATCCCGCTCGGCCACCGGCTCACCGGCCGCGAGGGACGCACGCTGCACGCGGAGTGGGTCCGCGACGGCATCCAGGCCCACCGCGGCACCACCGTGGCGGGCTTCCCCAACCTGTTCCTGCTGCTCGGGCCGAACACGGTGCTCGGCCACACCTCCGTCGTGATCATGATCGAGGCGCAGATCCGCTACGTCGTCGCGGCGCTGGAGCGGATGCAGGAGACCGGCGCCGGCGCACTGGAGGTCCGCCGCTCCGCCCAGGACGCCTGGAACGCCCGGATGCAGGCCGAGCTCACCGGCACCGTGTGGAACGCCGGCGGCTGCCGGTCCTGGTACCGCGACGAGCAGGGCCGCAACTTCACGCTGTGGCCGACGCACACCTTCACCTTCATCCGGGAGCTCCGGCGGTTCGACGCCTCCGCGTACGAGCTGCGCTCAGCCCCCGAGTCCCCGTCCCCGCCTGATCCCCCCTCGCTGATCCCCTCCCCGCCCTGGAGTCCCCTCCCCATGCGCACCCGTTCGCTCGCCGCCGCCGGTGCCGTCGCCGTCGCGGCCGGTGCCGTCGCCGTCCGCCGCCGGGCCGCCGGCCGCACGACGACCCCGGCCCCGCAGCCGGCTCCCCTGCCGCAGGGCCGTGTCCGCACGGTGACCACCGAGGACGGCATCGACCTGCACGTCGAGGAGTTCGGCGCGGAGCAGCCCACCGCGACCGTCGTCCTCGCCCACGGCTACGTGCAGTCCTCGCGGCTGTGGGCCGGTCAGGTCCGCGACCTGGTGGAGGCCCGGCCCGACCTGGCGGTGGTCACCTACGACCACCGCGGGCACGGCGCCTCCGGCCCGACGCCGCGGGACCGGGCCACCATCGAGCAGCTCGGCCGCGACCTGGCCCGGGTGCTCGACGCGGTGGCCCCCGACGGGCCGGTGGTCCTCGGCGGCCACTCGATGGGCGGCATGACGCTCATGGCCCTGGCCGAGCAGCGCCCCGAGCTCTTCGGCGACCGCGTGGTCGGCGTGGCCTTCGTGGGCACCAGCTCCGGAGGGCTCGACGCCGTCACCTACGGGATGCCGGCGCCGCTGGCCCGCGTGGTCAAGAAGCTGCTGCCGGTGCTCAACGAGCGGGCCGTGAAGGCCGAACTGGCCGGCAGGGCGCGCGCGGTCGGCACGGCCGCCATGTGGCTGATCTTCAGCGGGGCCGCCGACCCGGCGGACGTGCAGGCGGCGATCGAGGTGCACCGCGGCACCACGGCCGAGACGGTGGCCGCCTTCCTACCCACCTTCTCCGACCACGACCGGCTCCAGGCACTCGAGGCGCTGACCGAGGTGCCGGTGCTGATCGCCGTCGGCGACGCCGACCGGCTCTGCCCCGTCGAGCACAGCCGCGCGCTCGCCGACGCGCTGCCCACGGCCGAGCTCGCCGTCTACCCCGGCGCCGGGCACATGGTGCAGATGGAGCGCCGTCCCGAGGTCAGCCGGCGGCTGCTCGCGCTCGTCGACCGGGCACTCGCCTCCGCTCCCGCGGCCCGGGTGCGGACCGCCTGA
- a CDS encoding nicotinate-nucleotide adenylyltransferase: MDAGVDTLQKALQINLDPRWYGTIAEIGAGQEVARWFFRAGGAAGTVAKSMSAYDMAVSDAVYGKSDRYVSKGRLQAMLDREFQLDVDRLGDQRGDETSFFAFADTVVARSYRGGNECHGWMGVKFQAHPRDEPSQVVVHVRMLDDEAPQQQEALGVVGVNLLHGAFFQHHEPERLVESLLDRLTTGRIEIDLIEMSGIEFRMVDNRVMALKLVQVGLSGAAMFGPDRRVLQPSEALRKKAILVERGSFRPPTVVNIDMLEAARAAFERDPAVEGREVVALTELTMANLRAGGDVVDRRDFLARADLLAACGLPVLISDFLAYHRLAAYLAWRTDGRIGMVMGLPSLLELFDEAKHAELPGGILESFGRLFKNDLRLFVYPMLRDGQVVGVDTVEVAEQLRPLFDYLNRRGSFVGLDHRPEYLPILSRDVLRRIPTEDTGWESMVPPEVSALIRKRGFFGYDRAR; the protein is encoded by the coding sequence ATGGACGCCGGCGTCGACACGCTGCAGAAGGCGCTGCAGATCAACCTGGACCCGCGCTGGTACGGGACCATCGCGGAGATCGGGGCCGGGCAGGAGGTCGCCCGCTGGTTCTTCCGCGCGGGCGGCGCGGCGGGCACCGTGGCCAAGTCGATGTCGGCCTACGACATGGCGGTCAGCGACGCCGTCTACGGCAAGTCCGACCGCTACGTGTCGAAGGGCCGCCTGCAGGCGATGCTCGACCGCGAGTTCCAGCTCGACGTCGACCGGCTCGGTGACCAGCGCGGCGACGAGACGTCCTTCTTCGCCTTCGCCGACACGGTCGTGGCCCGCAGCTACCGCGGGGGCAACGAGTGCCACGGCTGGATGGGCGTGAAGTTCCAGGCGCACCCGCGCGACGAACCCAGCCAGGTCGTGGTCCACGTGCGGATGCTCGACGACGAGGCGCCGCAGCAGCAGGAGGCACTCGGTGTGGTCGGCGTCAACCTGCTGCACGGCGCCTTCTTCCAGCACCACGAACCCGAGCGCCTCGTGGAGAGCCTGCTCGACCGGCTGACCACCGGTCGGATCGAGATCGACCTGATCGAGATGAGCGGCATCGAGTTCCGGATGGTCGACAACCGGGTGATGGCGCTCAAGCTCGTGCAGGTCGGGCTCTCCGGCGCGGCGATGTTCGGCCCGGACCGGCGGGTGCTGCAGCCCAGCGAGGCGCTGCGCAAGAAGGCGATCCTGGTGGAGCGCGGCAGCTTCCGGCCGCCCACGGTCGTCAACATCGACATGCTCGAGGCGGCCCGGGCCGCGTTCGAGCGGGACCCGGCGGTCGAGGGGCGCGAGGTCGTCGCGCTCACCGAGCTGACGATGGCCAACCTGCGCGCCGGCGGGGACGTCGTCGACCGGCGGGACTTCCTCGCCCGGGCCGACCTGCTGGCCGCCTGCGGCCTGCCCGTGCTGATCTCGGACTTCCTGGCCTACCACCGGCTGGCGGCCTACCTGGCCTGGCGCACCGACGGGCGGATCGGGATGGTCATGGGACTGCCCAGCCTCCTCGAGCTGTTCGACGAGGCCAAGCACGCCGAGCTGCCCGGCGGCATCCTGGAGAGCTTCGGCCGCCTGTTCAAGAACGACCTGCGGCTGTTCGTCTACCCGATGCTGCGCGACGGTCAGGTGGTCGGCGTCGACACCGTCGAGGTGGCCGAGCAGCTGCGGCCGCTGTTCGACTACCTGAACCGGCGGGGCAGCTTCGTCGGGCTCGACCACCGGCCCGAGTACCTGCCGATCCTCAGCCGGGACGTGCTCCGGCGGATCCCGACCGAGGACACGGGCTGGGAGTCGATGGTGCCGCCGGAGGTCTCCGCGCTGATCCGGAAGCGCGGCTTCTTCGGCTACGACCGGGCGCGCTGA
- a CDS encoding MFS transporter — MLTYRALFALPAFRALWTGSALTTVASTTSSLALATLVHRQTGSALLTAVAMSGPSIAQALGAVTLMSAADASPPRRTLVLVGAVSTAALALQVLPGLGPAPRLLLVVGTAYVVAVGSGVRWGLLSELVPPGAYPLARSTVNAANGAFQVAGFAAGGLLLTVLTTTQVFALAAAVSAVAVGVLRFGLAERPPRRSGRAGVAETLRGNRLLLSRRETRTLLVALCVPNGLVVGCEALFVPYAGERGGWLLAAGAVGMLTGDLVVGRFLTPAQRRRSNTVLRLLLAAPLVLFALGPSVPVAAVLVALASAGYAAGLAQQEWLVALTPAGLRGQVLGFESAARMTGQGVFAVLAGALGDALTPGGAVTVLATGSLAVSLVLAPGLRRAAHRADDPARTT; from the coding sequence GTGCTCACCTACCGGGCGCTGTTCGCCCTCCCCGCGTTCCGCGCGCTGTGGACCGGCAGTGCGCTCACCACGGTGGCCTCGACGACGTCGTCGCTGGCCCTGGCCACGCTCGTGCACCGGCAGACCGGCTCGGCGCTGCTCACGGCGGTGGCGATGTCCGGCCCCTCGATCGCACAGGCCCTCGGCGCCGTCACGCTGATGTCGGCCGCCGACGCGAGCCCGCCGCGGCGCACGCTCGTGCTCGTCGGGGCGGTGTCCACGGCGGCGCTGGCCCTGCAGGTGCTGCCCGGCCTCGGCCCCGCGCCGCGGCTGCTGCTCGTCGTCGGCACCGCGTACGTCGTGGCGGTCGGGTCCGGGGTGCGGTGGGGGCTGCTGTCGGAGCTCGTGCCGCCCGGGGCGTACCCGCTGGCCCGGTCGACGGTGAACGCGGCCAACGGCGCGTTCCAGGTGGCAGGGTTCGCGGCCGGCGGCCTGCTGCTGACCGTCCTGACCACGACGCAGGTGTTCGCGCTGGCCGCCGCGGTGTCCGCCGTCGCGGTGGGCGTGCTGCGGTTCGGGCTGGCCGAGCGGCCGCCGCGGCGCAGCGGGCGGGCCGGGGTGGCCGAGACGCTGCGCGGCAACCGGCTGCTGCTGTCCCGGCGGGAGACGCGCACGCTGCTGGTGGCGCTCTGCGTCCCGAACGGGCTGGTGGTCGGGTGCGAGGCGCTGTTCGTGCCGTACGCGGGGGAGCGCGGCGGCTGGCTGCTCGCGGCCGGGGCGGTCGGGATGCTGACCGGCGACCTCGTGGTCGGGCGGTTCCTGACCCCGGCGCAGCGGCGGCGGTCGAACACGGTGCTGCGGCTGCTGCTGGCCGCGCCGCTCGTCCTGTTCGCGCTGGGGCCGTCGGTGCCGGTGGCCGCCGTCCTGGTGGCGCTCGCGTCGGCCGGGTACGCGGCGGGGCTGGCGCAACAGGAGTGGCTGGTCGCGCTGACGCCGGCCGGGCTGCGCGGGCAGGTGCTGGGGTTCGAGTCGGCGGCGCGGATGACCGGGCAGGGGGTCTTCGCGGTGCTGGCCGGGGCGCTGGGCGACGCGCTGACGCCGGGGGGCGCGGTGACGGTGCTCGCGACGGGGTCGCTGGCGGTGTCCCTGGTGCTGGCGCCGGGGTTGCGCCGGGCGGCCCACCGGGCGGACGACCCGGCCCGGACCACGTGA